A single window of Cytobacillus luteolus DNA harbors:
- the dxr gene encoding 1-deoxy-D-xylulose-5-phosphate reductoisomerase, with translation MKKISLLGATGSIGQQTLDVIKAHPGDLELVAMSFGDNIEFGRKIIMDFSPKIVSVRNKEACDTLKTEFTNGITFVYGEEGLVEVATYHEATILVNAVVGSVGLIPTLKAIEAKKTIAIANKETLVTAGHIVMDAAKKHGVSILPVDSEHSAIFQCLQGENDKNIEKIILTGSGGSFRDKRRHELVSVTVEQALNHPNWSMGAKITIDSATMMNKGLEVIEAHWLFELPYDQIDVVLHKESIIHSMVEFHDKSVIAQLGTPDMRVPIQYALSYPDRLMLPSTKSLNLWEVGTLHFSKIDFDRYRCLGLAYHAGKIGGTMPTVLNAANEVAVAAFLNGSISFLTIEAILEKSLEKHQSISNPSLDVIKEVDLEARAYVREQLLQ, from the coding sequence TTGAAGAAAATTAGTTTGTTAGGCGCGACAGGCTCTATCGGTCAACAAACTCTTGATGTCATCAAGGCCCACCCAGGGGACTTAGAATTAGTAGCAATGTCTTTTGGGGATAACATAGAGTTTGGTCGTAAAATCATTATGGATTTTAGCCCCAAAATTGTTTCCGTTAGAAATAAGGAAGCTTGTGATACCTTAAAAACAGAATTCACTAATGGAATTACTTTTGTTTATGGAGAAGAAGGTTTAGTGGAAGTTGCTACATATCATGAAGCAACTATACTTGTAAATGCAGTAGTTGGAAGTGTTGGACTTATTCCTACATTGAAAGCCATTGAAGCCAAAAAAACAATTGCAATAGCTAATAAAGAAACCTTGGTGACCGCTGGACATATTGTTATGGATGCAGCAAAAAAACATGGGGTTTCAATTTTACCTGTTGATAGTGAGCATTCAGCAATCTTTCAATGTTTGCAAGGAGAGAATGACAAAAATATTGAAAAGATTATCTTAACTGGATCTGGTGGAAGCTTTAGGGATAAACGAAGACATGAGCTTGTAAGTGTGACTGTTGAACAAGCACTTAATCACCCAAACTGGTCAATGGGTGCTAAGATAACCATTGATTCGGCCACTATGATGAACAAAGGATTAGAAGTAATTGAGGCTCATTGGCTTTTTGAACTACCATATGATCAAATAGATGTTGTTTTACATAAGGAAAGTATTATTCACTCAATGGTTGAATTTCATGATAAAAGTGTTATAGCACAACTTGGAACACCAGACATGAGGGTACCTATACAATACGCACTAAGCTACCCTGATAGACTAATGTTACCATCAACAAAGTCCTTAAATCTTTGGGAAGTTGGAACATTACATTTTAGTAAAATAGATTTTGACCGCTATCGTTGTTTAGGTTTAGCCTATCATGCTGGAAAAATTGGTGGTACAATGCCAACAGTATTAAATGCAGCAAATGAGGTTGCTGTAGCAGCTTTTCTCAACGGCTCTATTTCTTTTCTAACAATTGAAGCGATACTCGAAAAATCGCTAGAAAAACATCAGTCAATTTCTAATCCTTCATTGGATGTAATTAAAGAAGTTGATTTAGAAGCACGTGCTTATGTAAGAGAACAACTCCTTCAATAA
- the rseP gene encoding RIP metalloprotease RseP: MNTVIAFIIIFGALVFFHELGHLMLAKRAGILCREFAIGFGPKVFSFKKNETVYTIRLLPIGGFVRMAGEDPEVIEVKPGYNIGIHLDNQGKVNKIILNNKDKHPNAKIIEVEQADLEHDMFITGYEEGNDEQLQRFEVSERAFFVVDEQETQIAPFSRQFASKTLTQRTLAIAAGPAMNFVLAFFIFLTIGILQGTFINEPILGELTKDGSALEAGLKQGDIVTSIEGTSVDSWNDVVEIIQKNPDHEINFSIVRDGQTMQIPVTPDIREIEGKSIGIIGVYKPMEKSFVAAIKNGFVETYLWTKEILVGLGKLVTGQFSIDMLSGPVGIYDMTDEVAQSGIYYLMRWAAILSINLGIVNLLPIPALDGGRLLFFAVEAVRGKPIDRHKEGMVHFIGFALLMLLMLVVTWNDIQRFFL, from the coding sequence GTGAATACAGTTATTGCCTTTATTATCATATTTGGTGCGCTCGTTTTCTTTCATGAACTTGGACATTTAATGCTAGCGAAACGAGCAGGAATACTTTGCCGGGAATTTGCGATTGGCTTTGGACCTAAAGTTTTTTCATTTAAGAAAAACGAAACAGTCTATACGATTCGCCTATTGCCTATAGGTGGGTTTGTTCGTATGGCAGGTGAAGATCCTGAAGTGATTGAAGTTAAGCCTGGTTATAATATTGGTATTCATTTGGATAATCAAGGCAAAGTTAATAAAATTATTTTGAATAATAAGGATAAGCATCCAAATGCAAAGATTATTGAAGTCGAGCAGGCAGATTTAGAGCATGATATGTTTATTACTGGTTATGAAGAAGGTAATGATGAACAATTGCAACGATTTGAAGTGAGTGAAAGGGCCTTTTTTGTCGTAGATGAACAGGAGACCCAAATTGCTCCTTTTTCTAGACAATTTGCTTCAAAAACACTGACACAAAGAACATTGGCTATCGCAGCTGGTCCTGCAATGAACTTTGTTTTGGCATTCTTTATCTTTTTAACGATTGGTATTTTACAAGGAACCTTTATTAATGAGCCCATCTTGGGAGAATTAACAAAGGATGGATCAGCGTTAGAGGCTGGATTAAAGCAAGGTGACATTGTTACCTCGATTGAAGGAACTTCTGTAGATTCATGGAATGATGTAGTTGAAATAATCCAGAAAAATCCTGATCATGAGATAAACTTTTCTATCGTTCGTGATGGGCAAACGATGCAAATACCTGTTACACCTGATATAAGAGAAATTGAAGGAAAATCAATAGGGATAATTGGTGTATATAAGCCAATGGAAAAATCTTTTGTTGCAGCTATTAAGAACGGGTTTGTCGAAACGTACTTATGGACCAAAGAAATACTTGTTGGTTTAGGAAAGTTAGTTACAGGTCAGTTCTCGATTGATATGCTTTCAGGACCAGTTGGAATATATGATATGACAGATGAAGTAGCACAATCTGGTATTTATTACCTTATGAGATGGGCAGCCATTTTAAGTATTAATCTAGGAATAGTAAATCTATTACCAATACCTGCACTTGATGGCGGGAGATTATTATTCTTTGCGGTTGAAGCTGTAAGAGGAAAACCGATCGATCGTCATAAGGAAGGTATGGTTCATTTTATCGGCTTCGCCTTATTGATGTTACTGATGTTGGTTGTTACATGGAATGATATTCAAAGATTTTTCTTATAA